A region of Subtercola boreus DNA encodes the following proteins:
- a CDS encoding DEAD/DEAH box helicase, with product MSPAPAGRPVGTSAAEHLSPSFPERAAWGTVGKLRAWQSEALTAYFEHEPRDFLAAATPGAGKTTFALRLAAELLARKTVDRITVVAPTEHLKKQWADAAHRAGIRLDPTFKNAHGRHASHYHGVVVTYAQVATRAELHRDLTLSGRTLVILDEVHHGGDALSWGDAIREAFEPAARRLSLTGTPFRSDTAPIPFVSYLPDEHGIRTSLTDYNYGYGRALKDGVVRPVLFMVYAGHMRWRDGVGEEMEARLGEGNTKDITSQAWRTALDPKGDWIPQVLKAADRRLSEVRQSVPDAGGLVIATDHYTARAYAEVLETISGQPVTVVLSDEKEASDRIEEFSNSTRRWMVAVRMVSEGVDIPRLSVGVYATSAATPLYFAQAIGRFVRARRRGEIASIFLPNVPSLMALANTMELERDHALDRRETGDPAIDLFAPEEDMMDAANRQEKASDALQQEFSFEPLSSHATFDMVVYEGDEFGAEAIGGSDEELDFIGFPGLLEPEQVRELLQHRQAKQARRKHEPGYRAPVVESPDAAPAAPLYRTLKEQRSLLNSVVGIWAKTSGEPHGLIHAELRRVCGGPAVAQASVTQLQTRISTVRKWIGTH from the coding sequence TCTCCCCGAGCTTCCCCGAGCGTGCTGCCTGGGGAACCGTCGGCAAGCTGCGCGCGTGGCAGTCCGAGGCCCTCACCGCGTACTTCGAGCATGAGCCCCGCGACTTCCTCGCCGCCGCCACGCCGGGCGCCGGCAAGACCACCTTCGCGCTCCGCCTCGCCGCCGAACTCCTCGCCCGGAAGACCGTCGACCGCATCACCGTCGTCGCCCCCACCGAGCACCTGAAGAAACAGTGGGCTGACGCAGCGCACCGGGCGGGCATCCGGCTCGACCCGACCTTCAAGAACGCGCACGGCCGGCACGCCAGCCATTACCACGGGGTCGTCGTGACCTACGCGCAGGTAGCGACCAGGGCCGAGCTCCACCGCGACCTCACCCTCAGCGGGCGCACGCTCGTGATCCTCGACGAGGTGCACCACGGCGGCGACGCGCTGAGCTGGGGCGACGCCATCCGTGAGGCGTTCGAGCCGGCCGCGCGGCGCCTCAGCCTGACCGGAACCCCCTTCCGGAGCGACACCGCTCCGATCCCCTTCGTCTCCTACCTGCCCGACGAGCACGGCATCCGCACCTCCCTCACCGACTACAACTACGGGTACGGTCGCGCCCTGAAGGACGGCGTCGTCCGCCCGGTGCTGTTCATGGTCTACGCGGGCCACATGCGCTGGCGCGACGGGGTCGGCGAGGAGATGGAGGCGCGCCTCGGCGAGGGCAACACCAAGGACATCACCTCGCAGGCCTGGCGCACCGCGCTCGACCCGAAGGGCGACTGGATCCCGCAGGTTCTGAAGGCTGCCGACCGCCGGCTCAGCGAGGTGCGGCAGTCGGTTCCGGATGCCGGTGGCCTCGTCATTGCGACCGACCACTACACCGCCCGCGCCTACGCCGAAGTGCTCGAGACCATCAGCGGCCAGCCCGTGACCGTCGTCCTCAGCGACGAGAAGGAGGCCAGCGACCGCATCGAGGAGTTCTCGAACTCGACACGGCGCTGGATGGTCGCCGTCCGCATGGTGTCGGAGGGTGTCGACATCCCGCGCCTCTCCGTGGGTGTGTACGCGACGAGCGCCGCGACCCCGCTCTACTTCGCCCAGGCCATCGGCCGGTTCGTGCGGGCCCGGCGCCGGGGGGAGATCGCGTCGATCTTCCTGCCGAACGTTCCGAGCCTGATGGCTCTGGCGAACACGATGGAACTCGAACGCGACCACGCCCTCGACAGGCGGGAGACCGGCGACCCGGCCATCGACCTCTTCGCGCCCGAAGAGGACATGATGGATGCGGCGAACCGGCAGGAGAAGGCGTCCGACGCCCTCCAGCAGGAGTTCAGCTTCGAACCTCTCTCCTCGCACGCCACCTTCGACATGGTGGTCTACGAGGGAGACGAGTTCGGCGCCGAGGCCATCGGAGGCAGCGATGAAGAGCTCGACTTCATCGGTTTCCCCGGCCTCCTCGAACCCGAGCAGGTGCGTGAACTGCTGCAGCACCGGCAGGCCAAACAGGCCAGGCGGAAGCACGAGCCCGGGTACCGCGCGCCGGTCGTCGAGTCTCCGGATGCAGCCCCCGCCGCGCCCCTCTACCGCACCCTGAAGGAGCAACGGTCGCTGCTGAACAGCGTCGTGGGCATCTGGGCGAAGACGTCGGGGGAGCCGCACGGCCTGATCCACGCCGAACTCCGGCGGGTGTGCGGCGGTCCGGCCGTCGCCCAGGCGAGTGTCACGCAGCTGCAGACACGCATCTCCACGGTGCGCAAGTGGATCGGAACGCACTGA
- a CDS encoding aldo/keto reductase, translating into MKYLKLGASGLEVSAITLGCMSYGTADRGNHDWTLDEETSRPFIQQALEAGITTFDTANAYSDGTSEEFVGRALADFASREEIVIATKVFMPMRSTPNGGGLSRVHIMNQIDASLRRLGTDYVDLYQIHRWDDSVPIEETMEALHDVVKAGKARYIGASSMFAWQFAKAQYTADLGGWTRFVSMQDHYNLIQREEEREMHPFCLDQGVGVLPWSPLARGRLTRPWGEQTARDASDNVSAKVYAGTEDGDRRVSDAVATVASNRGVSRAQVALAWVRQQPAVTSPIVGATKPHHLEDAVASVDLDLTPEELETLEAPYQPHVPTGF; encoded by the coding sequence ATGAAATACCTGAAACTCGGCGCAAGCGGCCTCGAGGTCTCAGCGATCACCCTCGGCTGCATGAGCTACGGCACGGCAGACCGCGGCAACCACGACTGGACCCTCGACGAGGAGACCAGCCGCCCGTTCATCCAGCAGGCCCTCGAGGCCGGCATCACCACCTTCGACACGGCGAACGCGTACTCCGACGGCACCAGCGAGGAATTCGTCGGCCGCGCCCTGGCCGACTTCGCGAGCCGCGAGGAGATCGTCATCGCGACCAAGGTGTTCATGCCCATGCGCAGCACCCCGAACGGCGGCGGCCTCAGCCGCGTGCACATCATGAACCAGATCGACGCCTCGCTCCGGCGCCTCGGCACCGACTATGTCGACCTCTACCAGATCCACCGCTGGGACGACTCTGTGCCGATCGAGGAGACGATGGAGGCGCTGCACGACGTGGTCAAGGCCGGCAAGGCGCGGTACATCGGTGCGTCATCCATGTTCGCCTGGCAGTTCGCGAAGGCGCAGTACACGGCCGACCTCGGCGGCTGGACCCGGTTCGTCTCGATGCAGGACCACTACAACCTCATCCAGCGCGAGGAGGAGCGGGAGATGCATCCGTTCTGCCTCGACCAGGGGGTCGGCGTGCTGCCGTGGAGTCCGCTCGCGCGGGGCCGCCTCACCCGGCCCTGGGGCGAGCAGACCGCCCGCGACGCCTCCGACAACGTGAGCGCGAAGGTCTATGCCGGCACGGAGGACGGCGACCGCCGGGTCTCGGATGCCGTCGCCACCGTCGCTTCGAACCGGGGTGTCTCCCGGGCGCAGGTCGCCCTCGCCTGGGTGCGGCAGCAGCCCGCCGTCACCTCGCCGATCGTCGGGGCCACCAAGCCGCACCACCTCGAGGACGCGGTCGCCTCCGTCGACCTCGACCTCACCCCCGAGGAGCTCGAGACCCTCGAGGCTCCGTACCAGCCACACGTGCCGACCGGCTTCTGA